The following coding sequences lie in one Rutidosis leptorrhynchoides isolate AG116_Rl617_1_P2 chromosome 4, CSIRO_AGI_Rlap_v1, whole genome shotgun sequence genomic window:
- the LOC139842150 gene encoding uncharacterized protein: MANKFEFFLIAQVPRSMNKKADALNKLATSVFSQFAKDEVAPLEEVETWMSPIIVYLKNGTFPTDGAAARKIRMKAPLYMLREGVLFKKSFTAPLLRCVGLNEAETIVREVHEGTCGMHAEFRTVVGKIMRLGYFWPSMYRDTK; this comes from the exons ATGGCAAACAAATTCGAGTTTTTCTTAATTGCGCAAGTGCCGCGATCCATGAACAAAAAAGCCGACGCACTCAATAAACTTGCAACAAGCGTGTTTAGTCAATTCGCAAAGGAC GAAGTGGCCCCCTTGGAGGAGGTCGAGACATGGATGAGTCCCATTATTGTGTATCTTAAGAATGGGACGTTTCCAACTGACGGGGCAGCGGCACGAAAGATTCGCATGAAAGCACCTTTGTACATGCTAAGGGAGGGAGTTCTGTTCAAGAAATCCTTTACAGCACCGCTTTTAAGATGTGTCGGTCTGAATGAAGCAGAAACAATCGTAAGGGAGGTGCATGAAGGGACTTGTGGCATGCATGCAGAGTTTAGGACCGTTGTGGGAAAGATAATGCGGTTAGGGTATTTTTGGCCGTCAATGTACCGTGATACGAAATAA